The following coding sequences are from one Streptomyces sp. NBC_01232 window:
- a CDS encoding sensor histidine kinase: MDGTVTTKIHDLRPHRDDVLLAAVSTAAGLAFWSLGVYSSPSRNSLPAWAALVPLVVLGSMELLRRTRPRVTLVVGTLGVIADQFTVGCLATVVIFTDLMYAAVVYGKPAMARRLPVSTGLITIVITIASLAWLRSPQALLIGAITGIVSFAPALTGATLRNHREAAEAARLRAEQTALLAEMDRSQAVAAERARMARELHDMVANHLSAIAIHSTAALSIDTAATSRDALGVIRENSVQGLAEMRRLIGLLRDAGGDRQPVAVPSLDGLDALIGQARTNGSASGLAFVLHDERPPGEPAAAPVELAAYRIVQESLTNALKHAAPGTVTVRVEHTGGLLTVAVDSPYGDRPGPRAPGSGAGLIGMRERTELLGGEFTAGRCDAVWQVRATLPAEEKAVEA, translated from the coding sequence TTGGATGGGACCGTGACCACGAAGATCCACGACCTGCGTCCGCACCGGGACGACGTCCTCCTCGCGGCGGTCAGCACGGCCGCGGGCCTGGCGTTCTGGTCGCTCGGCGTCTACAGCAGCCCCAGCCGGAACTCCCTGCCGGCCTGGGCGGCCCTGGTGCCGCTGGTGGTCCTCGGCTCGATGGAGCTGCTGCGCCGCACCAGGCCCCGGGTGACCCTCGTCGTCGGCACCCTCGGGGTGATCGCCGACCAGTTCACGGTCGGCTGCCTCGCCACCGTCGTCATCTTCACCGATCTGATGTACGCCGCCGTGGTCTACGGAAAACCGGCCATGGCCCGGCGCCTCCCGGTCAGCACCGGCCTGATCACGATCGTGATCACCATCGCCTCGCTGGCCTGGCTGCGCTCCCCGCAGGCCCTGCTGATCGGCGCGATCACCGGCATCGTCAGCTTCGCCCCGGCCCTGACCGGCGCCACCCTGCGCAATCACCGCGAGGCCGCCGAGGCGGCCCGGCTGCGGGCGGAGCAGACCGCGCTGCTGGCCGAGATGGACCGCAGCCAGGCGGTGGCGGCCGAGCGTGCCCGGATGGCCCGGGAGCTGCACGACATGGTGGCCAACCACCTCTCCGCCATCGCCATCCACTCCACCGCCGCGCTGTCCATCGACACGGCGGCGACCAGCCGCGACGCGCTCGGGGTGATCCGTGAGAACAGCGTGCAGGGGCTGGCCGAAATGCGCCGTCTGATCGGGCTGCTCCGGGATGCGGGGGGCGACCGGCAACCGGTCGCCGTGCCCTCACTGGACGGCCTGGACGCCCTGATCGGACAGGCCCGGACCAACGGCTCGGCGAGCGGGCTGGCCTTCGTACTCCACGACGAGCGGCCGCCCGGGGAACCGGCGGCGGCTCCGGTGGAGCTGGCCGCCTACCGGATCGTCCAGGAGTCGCTGACCAACGCCCTCAAGCACGCCGCTCCGGGCACGGTCACGGTCCGCGTGGAGCACACCGGCGGACTGCTGACGGTGGCGGTGGACTCCCCCTACGGCGACCGGCCGGGCCCGCGAGCCCCGGGCTCCGGGGCCGGGCTGATCGGCATGCGGGAACGGACGGAACTGCTGGGCGGGGAGTTCACGGCGGGCCGCTGCGATGCGGTGTGGCAGGTACGGGCGACACTGCCCGCGGAGGAGAAGGCGGTGGAGGCATGA
- a CDS encoding cob(I)yrinic acid a,c-diamide adenosyltransferase, whose protein sequence is MVNLTRIYTRTGDKGTTALGDMSRTAKTDLRISAYADANEANAAIGTAIALGGLPAEVVKVLVRVQNDLFDVGADLCTPVVADPEYPPLRVEQFYVDKLEADCDHFLEQVEKLRSFILPGGTPGAALLHQACTVVRRAERSTWAALEVHGEVMNPLTATYLNRLSDLLFILARVANKEVGDVLWVPGGER, encoded by the coding sequence ATGGTGAACCTCACGCGCATCTACACCCGTACCGGCGACAAGGGCACGACCGCCCTGGGCGACATGAGCCGCACGGCCAAGACCGACCTGCGGATCTCCGCGTACGCCGACGCCAACGAGGCGAACGCGGCCATCGGGACGGCGATCGCGCTCGGCGGACTGCCGGCGGAGGTCGTGAAGGTCCTGGTTCGTGTGCAGAACGACCTGTTCGACGTAGGAGCCGACCTGTGCACCCCGGTGGTCGCGGACCCGGAGTACCCGCCGCTGCGCGTGGAGCAGTTCTACGTGGACAAGCTGGAGGCGGACTGCGACCACTTCCTGGAGCAGGTGGAGAAGCTGCGCAGCTTCATCCTCCCCGGCGGTACCCCCGGCGCCGCCCTGCTGCACCAGGCCTGCACCGTGGTCCGGCGCGCCGAGCGTTCGACGTGGGCGGCCCTGGAGGTGCACGGCGAGGTGATGAACCCGCTGACCGCCACCTACCTGAACCGCCTGTCCGACCTCCTGTTCATTCTGGCCAGGGTGGCCAACAAGGAGGTCGGGGACGTGCTGTGGGTGCCGGGCGGCGAGCGCTGA
- a CDS encoding 3-hydroxyacyl-CoA dehydrogenase family protein: protein MAGKLAVIGAGLMGSGIAQVSAQAGWDVVLRDVTDAALTRGTDGIKASYDKFVSKGKLTAEDAEAALARITTTTDLDAVSDVDIVVEAAFEKIEIKHEIFRALDKIVREDTILASNTSAIPITKIAAVTERPERVVGAHFFSPVPMMQLCELVRGYKTSDETLATTRAFAESVGKTCIVVNRDVAGFVTTRLISALVVEAAKLYESGVASAEDIDIACKLGFGHAMGPLATADLTGVDILLHATSNIYTESQDEKFAPPELMRRMVDAGDIGRKSGQGFYKH from the coding sequence GTGGCTGGGAAGCTCGCCGTCATCGGTGCCGGACTCATGGGTTCCGGCATCGCGCAGGTCTCCGCTCAGGCGGGTTGGGACGTCGTACTCCGCGATGTCACCGATGCCGCGCTGACCCGCGGCACGGACGGAATCAAGGCCTCCTACGACAAGTTCGTCTCCAAGGGCAAGCTGACGGCCGAGGACGCCGAGGCCGCGCTCGCGCGCATCACCACCACCACGGACCTCGACGCGGTCTCCGACGTCGACATCGTGGTGGAGGCGGCCTTCGAGAAGATCGAGATCAAGCACGAGATCTTCCGCGCCCTGGACAAGATCGTCCGTGAGGACACGATCCTCGCCTCCAACACCTCCGCCATCCCGATCACGAAGATCGCTGCCGTGACGGAGCGTCCGGAGCGGGTCGTCGGCGCGCACTTCTTCTCGCCCGTCCCGATGATGCAGCTGTGCGAGCTCGTACGCGGCTACAAGACGAGCGACGAAACCCTCGCCACCACCCGGGCCTTCGCCGAGTCCGTCGGCAAGACCTGCATCGTCGTCAACCGCGACGTGGCCGGCTTCGTGACGACCCGTCTGATCTCCGCGCTGGTCGTCGAGGCCGCGAAGCTGTACGAGTCGGGCGTGGCCTCCGCCGAGGACATCGACATCGCCTGCAAGCTCGGCTTCGGACACGCGATGGGCCCGTTGGCCACCGCCGACCTCACCGGCGTCGACATCCTGCTGCACGCCACCAGCAACATCTACACCGAGTCCCAGGACGAGAAGTTCGCCCCCCCGGAGCTCATGCGCCGGATGGTGGACGCCGGGGACATCGGCCGCAAGAGCGGCCAGGGCTT
- a CDS encoding response regulator transcription factor translates to MTIRVVVAEDQGAVRAGLVLILRSAGDIEVVGEAPDGEEAVRLARELRPDLVLMDVQMPRLDGVSATRQVVAEGLADVLVLTTFDLDEYVFGALRAGASGFLLKNADAAELIEAVRTVARGEGLISPAVTRRLIAEFAAPRPARPAPAPERAAAVASLTRREREVLSALGEGLSNAEIAARLEMAEATAKTHVSRLLGKLELRSRLQAAVLAQELGI, encoded by the coding sequence ATGACCATTCGGGTGGTGGTGGCGGAGGATCAGGGCGCGGTGCGCGCCGGGCTGGTGCTCATCCTGCGCAGCGCGGGCGACATCGAGGTGGTGGGCGAGGCGCCCGACGGGGAGGAGGCGGTGCGCCTGGCCCGGGAGCTGCGGCCGGATCTCGTCCTCATGGACGTGCAGATGCCCAGGCTGGACGGGGTCTCGGCGACCCGACAGGTGGTCGCGGAGGGCCTGGCCGATGTCCTGGTGCTGACCACCTTCGACCTCGACGAGTACGTCTTCGGGGCGCTGCGGGCGGGGGCGTCGGGCTTCCTGCTGAAGAACGCGGACGCGGCGGAGCTCATCGAGGCGGTACGCACCGTCGCGCGCGGCGAGGGCCTGATCTCCCCGGCGGTGACCAGACGGCTGATCGCGGAGTTCGCGGCTCCCCGTCCGGCGCGGCCCGCTCCGGCGCCCGAGCGGGCCGCGGCGGTGGCCTCCCTCACCCGGCGGGAGCGGGAGGTGCTGAGCGCTCTGGGCGAGGGGCTGTCGAACGCGGAGATCGCGGCGCGGCTGGAGATGGCGGAGGCGACGGCCAAGACGCACGTCAGCAGGCTGCTCGGCAAGCTGGAGCTGCGCAGTCGCCTCCAAGCGGCTGTACTGGCGCAGGAGTTGGGGATATAG
- a CDS encoding glycosyl hydrolase family 18 protein gives MSQPAPRPRRTYGGSLSTASPPRTRRTRFFSRVAAIVAVLALPVTGLVALAGPAQAAASATATYTKVSDWGSGFEGKWVVKNTGTTTLSSWTVEWDYPAGTSVTSAWDATVTSSGTHWTAKNLGWNGTLAPGATASFGFNGAGSGAPSGCRINGASCDGGTQPGDTPPTAPGAPAASNVADTSLTLTWTPATDDKGVKNYDVYRGSARIATVTGTSYADSGLTKGTTYTYSVTARDTIDQTGPSSGSTTVTTTGGVIPPDPSGKVKLGYFTNWGVYGRNYHVKNLVTSGTAGKITHINYAFGNVQNGQCTIGDAYADYDKAYTADQSVDGVADTWDQPLRGNFNQLRKLKKAYPNIKVLWSFGGWTWSGGFPQAAANPTAFAQSCYNLVEDPRWADVFDGIDLDWEYPNACGLSCDTSGAAAFKNLMQATRAKFGANNLVTAAITADASSGGKIDAADYGGAAQYVDFYNVMTYDFFGAWAAQGPTAPHSPLTSYAGIPQAGFNSADAIAKLKAKGVAGSKLNLGIGFYGRGWTGVTQAAPGGTATGPAPGTYEQGIEDYKVLKNSCPATGTVAGTAYAKCGSNWWSYDTPATIAGKMTWAKQQGLRGAFYWEFSGDTTNGELANAVHTGLQ, from the coding sequence ATGTCGCAGCCGGCCCCACGGCCGCGACGGACCTACGGAGGATCCTTGAGCACAGCATCCCCACCCCGCACCAGGCGCACCCGGTTCTTCAGTCGAGTCGCGGCGATCGTGGCCGTGCTCGCCCTCCCCGTCACCGGCCTGGTCGCACTCGCCGGCCCGGCCCAGGCAGCCGCCTCCGCGACGGCGACGTACACCAAGGTCTCCGACTGGGGCTCCGGCTTCGAGGGCAAGTGGGTGGTGAAGAACACCGGCACCACCACCCTCAGCAGCTGGACCGTGGAGTGGGACTACCCGGCGGGCACCTCGGTGACCTCCGCCTGGGACGCCACCGTCACGAGCTCGGGCACCCACTGGACGGCGAAGAACCTGGGCTGGAACGGCACCCTCGCCCCCGGGGCCACCGCCAGCTTCGGCTTCAACGGCGCCGGCTCCGGCGCCCCGAGCGGCTGCAGGATCAACGGGGCCTCCTGCGACGGCGGCACCCAGCCCGGTGACACTCCCCCCACGGCTCCCGGCGCCCCCGCCGCGAGCAACGTCGCCGACACCTCGCTGACCCTGACCTGGACCCCGGCCACGGACGACAAGGGCGTCAAGAACTACGACGTCTACCGGGGCTCCGCCAGGATCGCCACCGTCACCGGGACGAGCTACGCGGACTCGGGCCTGACCAAGGGCACGACGTACACCTACAGCGTCACCGCCCGCGACACCATCGACCAGACCGGTCCCTCCTCCGGCTCCACCACGGTCACGACGACCGGAGGGGTCATTCCCCCGGACCCGAGCGGCAAGGTCAAGCTCGGCTACTTCACCAACTGGGGCGTCTACGGCCGCAACTACCACGTGAAGAACCTGGTCACCTCCGGCACCGCGGGCAAGATCACCCACATCAACTACGCCTTCGGCAACGTCCAGAACGGCCAGTGCACCATCGGTGACGCCTACGCCGACTACGACAAGGCCTACACCGCCGACCAGAGCGTCGACGGCGTCGCCGACACCTGGGACCAGCCCCTGCGCGGCAACTTCAACCAGCTGCGCAAGCTGAAGAAGGCCTACCCGAACATCAAGGTCCTGTGGTCCTTCGGCGGCTGGACCTGGTCCGGCGGGTTCCCGCAGGCCGCCGCCAACCCGACCGCCTTCGCCCAGTCCTGCTACAACCTGGTCGAGGACCCGCGCTGGGCCGACGTCTTCGACGGCATCGACCTGGACTGGGAGTACCCGAACGCCTGCGGCCTGTCCTGCGACACCAGCGGAGCGGCCGCCTTCAAGAACCTGATGCAGGCGACCCGGGCCAAGTTCGGCGCGAACAACCTGGTCACCGCGGCCATCACCGCCGACGCCTCCAGCGGCGGCAAGATCGACGCGGCCGACTACGGCGGCGCCGCGCAGTACGTCGACTTCTACAACGTCATGACGTACGACTTCTTCGGTGCCTGGGCGGCGCAGGGGCCGACGGCCCCGCACTCCCCGCTCACCTCGTACGCGGGCATCCCGCAGGCCGGCTTCAACTCGGCCGACGCCATCGCCAAGCTCAAGGCCAAGGGCGTCGCAGGCTCCAAGCTGAACCTCGGCATCGGCTTCTACGGCCGCGGCTGGACCGGAGTCACCCAGGCGGCCCCCGGCGGCACCGCCACCGGGCCCGCGCCCGGCACGTACGAGCAGGGCATCGAGGACTACAAGGTGCTCAAGAACAGCTGCCCGGCCACCGGCACCGTCGCCGGCACGGCCTACGCCAAGTGCGGCAGCAACTGGTGGAGCTACGACACCCCCGCCACGATCGCCGGGAAGATGACCTGGGCCAAGCAGCAGGGCCTGCGGGGAGCCTTCTACTGGGAGTTCAGCGGCGACACCACGAACGGTGAGCTCGCGAACGCGGTCCACACCGGGCTGCAGTAA